One genomic window of Acetobacter sp. includes the following:
- a CDS encoding metallophosphoesterase family protein codes for MSAVLAHLSDPHLPLTIVPSHREWAIKRIISMISWRFNRRHIHRSGALAAVMRDIEARGADALAITGDLTNLGTREECLAAARWLDRMPLPRAVIPGNHDTMIRALWSDGPGLWRDVGGMPDEETPVFLRVGDVALIGVSSAVPSPPFFASGRVSDIQIDRMEELLRTTGEQGLCRVVMIHHPPRKGMVLWSKALRGLDRFTDAVRSAGAEMVLHGHSHQGTFSTIPGSAIPVIGVTSASHRPGRSLKRAAGWNRISIHREDGGEEGSGWRISVESRRLAPDGQLHDYGTTRFSRPIPRALPRAAATVRPTKEPAL; via the coding sequence TTGTCAGCCGTTCTGGCCCATCTGTCTGATCCACATCTGCCGCTCACAATCGTACCCTCCCACCGGGAATGGGCGATCAAGCGGATCATCAGCATGATCTCATGGCGTTTCAACAGGCGTCATATTCACAGAAGCGGGGCTCTCGCCGCCGTCATGCGCGATATCGAAGCCCGTGGCGCTGACGCGCTGGCCATCACGGGGGACCTGACCAATCTGGGCACACGCGAGGAATGTCTCGCCGCCGCGCGCTGGCTTGATCGCATGCCTCTGCCCCGCGCCGTCATCCCCGGTAACCACGACACCATGATCCGGGCGCTCTGGTCGGACGGTCCGGGATTGTGGCGGGATGTCGGCGGGATGCCCGACGAGGAGACGCCGGTTTTCCTGAGAGTGGGCGACGTCGCCCTCATCGGCGTCAGCTCGGCTGTCCCCTCACCACCTTTTTTCGCCTCCGGCCGCGTCAGTGACATCCAGATCGACAGAATGGAGGAACTGCTCCGGACCACGGGTGAGCAGGGGCTGTGCCGGGTGGTCATGATCCATCATCCGCCCCGCAAGGGAATGGTCCTCTGGAGCAAGGCGTTGCGCGGGCTGGACCGTTTTACCGACGCCGTCCGTTCCGCTGGCGCGGAGATGGTCCTGCACGGCCATTCCCATCAGGGGACGTTCAGTACGATCCCCGGCAGCGCGATTCCGGTCATCGGCGTCACCTCCGCGTCGCACCGCCCGGGCCGAAGCCTGAAACGGGCGGCGGGCTGGAACAGGATCAGCATCCACAGGGAAGACGGCGGCGAAGAGGGTTCCGGCTGGCGGATCAGCGTGGAATCCCGCCGTCTCGCACCGGACGGACAGCTTCATGACTATGGGACGACCCGCTTCTCACGGCCCATTCCGCGAGCCCTTCCACGGGCCGCCGCAACTGTCCGGCCCACGAAAGAACCCGCGCTGTGA
- a CDS encoding LptF/LptG family permease, whose protein sequence is MTTPENDRYKPPLAKLPAWIRPGTLDIYLLGQTIPPFVIAVSVVLIALLLERLLVLLNVLASEASPFLTLIRLLADLMPHYLGLAMPAALCVSVFTVIRRMSEGDEIDALMSSGVSLARICRPFALTGAAIGLLSILLYGYIQPHARYQFREGFYFASHAGWAPVLQSGMFASPSPRLMLTADHVSHAGSQLRGVFIRDLSEDKERDITAQTGSLRTDTAKGEVQIELFNGSILTTQPGVQPTVTTFDHAERLISRTSKVTFRNRGDDERELTSHELAKKIDAARHAPRSDPSDDMEADGTAVSDSASSNDIPLTSMRAELHFRLARSLSIPFIPILATALAVIGKRKRGAAGLAVAVLLLVTYDHVLQLGESLIASGRSSPLLVIWLPTMVFCVACTLLLLFRASILPIRSARPAPSAAGNRGEEPA, encoded by the coding sequence GTGACGACACCGGAGAATGACCGTTACAAGCCGCCTCTGGCGAAGCTGCCCGCGTGGATTCGCCCCGGCACGCTCGATATCTATCTGCTGGGCCAGACCATTCCGCCATTTGTCATCGCCGTTTCGGTGGTGCTGATCGCGCTCCTGCTTGAGCGGCTTCTGGTGCTTCTGAACGTGCTGGCGTCGGAAGCCAGCCCCTTCCTCACGCTGATACGGCTTCTGGCCGATCTGATGCCCCACTATCTGGGGCTCGCCATGCCCGCCGCGCTGTGCGTGTCCGTCTTCACGGTCATCCGCCGCATGAGCGAAGGTGACGAGATCGACGCCCTGATGAGCAGCGGCGTCTCTCTGGCGCGTATCTGTCGCCCTTTCGCCCTGACCGGCGCCGCCATCGGGCTGCTTTCGATCCTGCTCTACGGCTATATCCAGCCCCACGCCCGCTATCAGTTCCGGGAAGGGTTCTACTTCGCCAGTCACGCCGGATGGGCGCCGGTTCTTCAGTCCGGCATGTTCGCGTCCCCGTCTCCCCGCCTGATGCTGACGGCCGACCATGTCAGCCACGCCGGATCGCAGCTCAGGGGCGTGTTCATTCGTGATCTGAGCGAGGACAAGGAGCGCGACATCACGGCGCAGACAGGCTCTCTCCGCACCGACACGGCCAAGGGAGAAGTCCAGATCGAGCTTTTCAACGGCTCGATTCTGACAACCCAGCCGGGCGTGCAACCCACGGTCACCACATTCGATCACGCAGAGCGGCTGATCAGCCGCACCAGCAAGGTGACGTTCCGCAACCGTGGCGACGATGAGCGCGAACTGACCTCGCACGAACTGGCGAAAAAGATTGACGCCGCGCGCCACGCTCCCAGATCGGACCCTTCGGACGACATGGAGGCGGACGGAACGGCTGTATCCGATTCCGCCAGCAGCAATGACATTCCCCTGACAAGCATGCGGGCGGAGCTGCATTTCCGGCTGGCCCGCAGCCTGTCGATTCCCTTCATCCCCATCCTCGCCACGGCTCTGGCGGTCATCGGCAAGCGCAAGAGGGGCGCGGCCGGGCTGGCGGTCGCGGTTCTGCTGCTGGTGACCTATGACCATGTTCTCCAGCTTGGTGAGAGTCTGATCGCCAGCGGCAGATCCTCGCCGCTTCTGGTCATCTGGCTTCCGACCATGGTGTTCTGCGTCGCCTGCACCCTTCTGCTGCTGTTCCGCGCCAGCATCCTGCCGATACGCAGCGCCCGCCCCGCGCCTTCAGCCGCCGGGAACAGAGGGGAGGAGCCCGCATGA